In a genomic window of uncultured Sphaerochaeta sp.:
- a CDS encoding inositol monophosphatase family protein, which translates to MTEENLIARHLGIAIKAAELAGAYILEEGSKDHITVHSKHTNDYVTDTDKGAEEKIIAVIKDHFPEDAIFGEETGKAGDQKTGRWIIDPIDGTTNFFRSLPNYTVSIAWELEPFKPLVGVVFNPRQGELFWASKGKGAFLNGKPIRVSSVSQMEKALLVCVPPHRRHELVDSFFARAKQLFLASSDFRSYGSCALELSYIAAGRVDGYFELCLGYYDMAAGMIIVQEAGGAVESADPKRPFEDSRCDLVASNGLIQQQIFPMVQE; encoded by the coding sequence ATGACAGAAGAAAACCTCATTGCACGACACCTTGGGATTGCAATCAAGGCGGCTGAACTTGCAGGCGCGTATATCCTTGAAGAAGGTTCAAAGGATCATATCACCGTGCATAGCAAGCATACGAATGATTATGTGACTGACACTGACAAAGGTGCCGAAGAGAAGATAATTGCAGTGATCAAGGACCATTTCCCTGAAGATGCAATCTTTGGCGAGGAAACAGGGAAAGCGGGAGATCAGAAGACTGGTCGGTGGATCATCGATCCGATCGATGGAACCACCAACTTCTTTCGGTCGCTTCCCAACTATACCGTCAGCATTGCCTGGGAACTTGAGCCCTTCAAACCATTGGTGGGAGTTGTGTTCAATCCGAGGCAAGGAGAGCTCTTCTGGGCAAGCAAGGGGAAAGGGGCCTTTCTCAACGGGAAACCGATTCGCGTTTCTTCCGTCTCCCAGATGGAAAAAGCTCTCTTGGTCTGTGTACCGCCTCATCGAAGGCATGAGCTGGTTGACTCCTTTTTTGCTCGTGCGAAACAGTTGTTCCTTGCATCCAGCGATTTTCGCTCCTATGGCTCGTGCGCCTTGGAACTCTCGTATATTGCTGCCGGTAGGGTGGACGGATATTTCGAGCTTTGCCTTGGATATTATGACATGGCCGCAGGTATGATCATCGTCCAGGAAGCCGGAGGCGCGGTGGAAAGTGCAGATCCCAAACGACCGTTTGAGGACAGCCGATGTGATCTGGTTGCTTCAAATGGCTTGATTCAACAGCAAATATTCCCTATGGTTCAGGAATGA
- a CDS encoding flavodoxin family protein: MQMMIVYGSPKKTGNSATLAREFSKEACKQYACNEIYLQDLTIGPCRACNWCKTHQGCLIEDDMNNLCTLVKGADAILLATPVYWWGVSAQMKLFIDRLYQLKLGDFANKKLYVIATGEDSLDGVQYRLIREKFEAICEYTSMEFAGYLPVCADDNHPVQEQDDALASARELIRAE, translated from the coding sequence ATGCAGATGATGATAGTGTACGGAAGCCCGAAAAAGACTGGAAATAGTGCAACCTTGGCAAGGGAGTTCAGCAAAGAAGCTTGCAAGCAGTATGCATGCAACGAAATCTACCTTCAGGACCTCACGATTGGACCATGCAGGGCATGCAATTGGTGCAAAACGCACCAAGGATGCCTGATTGAAGATGATATGAACAACCTTTGCACACTCGTCAAAGGTGCAGATGCAATCCTGCTTGCAACCCCCGTGTATTGGTGGGGAGTATCAGCACAGATGAAACTTTTCATCGACCGGCTCTACCAGCTGAAACTTGGGGATTTTGCCAACAAGAAGCTCTACGTGATTGCAACGGGTGAAGATTCACTTGACGGTGTCCAATATCGTCTCATACGAGAAAAGTTCGAAGCGATTTGCGAGTACACTTCCATGGAGTTTGCAGGATATCTTCCCGTTTGTGCTGACGACAATCATCCGGTGCAAGAGCAGGATGATGCCCTTGCATCGGCTCGAGAGCTCATCAGAGCAGAGTGA
- a CDS encoding HAD hydrolase-like protein has translation MNFKLVIFDLDGTLMNTSAGIFYSANATVEKLGMKPEHDPSQLSKFIGPPINQCFVEVYNMDQALIEQAVALYRVEYDKNGRFNAEAYPNMKETLTALKEKGYQLAVGTLKHESLAQGMMTHFGFDHYFDSIRGSDLNSHLSKADIIRLVLNDLNVRAEDAVLIGDTIHDQKGAAEAGIAFIAVDYGFGFPKNSPKQESMLAMVGSAEELLTLL, from the coding sequence ATGAATTTCAAACTAGTCATATTTGATCTCGACGGCACCCTCATGAATACCAGTGCAGGGATATTCTATTCGGCCAATGCAACCGTGGAAAAGTTGGGTATGAAACCAGAACACGACCCCTCCCAGTTGAGCAAGTTCATTGGTCCTCCCATCAACCAGTGCTTTGTGGAAGTCTACAATATGGATCAGGCTTTGATAGAGCAGGCGGTTGCACTCTATAGGGTTGAGTACGATAAGAACGGGCGATTCAATGCTGAGGCTTACCCGAACATGAAAGAAACCTTGACGGCTCTCAAAGAGAAGGGGTACCAGCTGGCAGTTGGGACTCTTAAGCATGAAAGTCTGGCCCAAGGCATGATGACTCACTTTGGCTTTGACCACTATTTCGATTCCATCAGGGGATCGGACCTCAATTCCCATCTTTCCAAGGCAGACATCATCCGATTGGTATTGAACGATCTCAATGTGCGTGCTGAGGATGCTGTTCTGATCGGGGATACCATCCACGACCAGAAAGGTGCTGCAGAGGCTGGCATAGCCTTCATCGCGGTTGACTATGGCTTTGGCTTCCCCAAAAATTCACCCAAGCAAGAGTCCATGCTTGCGATGGTCGGCAGTGCTGAGGAGTTGCTCACTCTGCTCTGA
- a CDS encoding pyridoxamine 5'-phosphate oxidase family protein, with the protein MRGMRRKDREMEKASALALFQSISWMTLSMIGAEEGGQPYAIPLSFVMVGEELFFHGARAGYKRECLLSDNRVCVTAVAFAETDAPAFSVAYQSVVAKGRAFLVEDESLKREALRKLCEKYTPSEMDRFDSSWEHHRLATEIWRIELLEWSGKQRKFE; encoded by the coding sequence ATGAGAGGTATGAGAAGAAAGGATAGGGAGATGGAGAAAGCTTCTGCACTTGCTCTGTTTCAGTCAATTTCCTGGATGACACTTTCCATGATTGGGGCAGAGGAGGGAGGCCAGCCGTATGCCATTCCTCTTTCATTTGTGATGGTGGGTGAAGAGTTGTTCTTTCATGGGGCAAGGGCTGGGTATAAGCGTGAATGCTTGCTCTCTGACAATCGGGTCTGTGTAACTGCTGTAGCTTTTGCAGAAACCGATGCTCCGGCCTTTTCCGTTGCCTATCAGAGCGTTGTTGCCAAAGGACGTGCATTCCTGGTTGAGGATGAGAGCCTGAAGCGGGAAGCTCTTAGGAAACTTTGCGAGAAATATACCCCATCAGAGATGGATAGGTTTGATAGTTCTTGGGAACATCATCGCTTGGCTACAGAGATCTGGCGAATTGAACTGTTGGAATGGAGTGGAAAGCAGAGGAAGTTTGAATGA
- the gcvT gene encoding glycine cleavage system aminomethyltransferase GcvT, with translation MKRTPLYECYNAYPGVKLIDFGGWELPVQFETGILAEHEAVRTRAGLFDVSHMGECMVSGEEAASYLDYLCTNTIGDMQVGQCRYTMMCYPNGTVVDDLLIYRRSDISFLVVMNASNTEKDLAWIMKDNPKADSCPPVIDLSSSTVQLALQGPLSVQILSTLVGDCDQIKSFTFRSQCEVGEVMALVSRTGYTGEDGFELYCASDDGPLLWNTLLEAGKDFGLIPCGLGSRDTLRMEAKLPLYGHEISDSITPLEANLGVFVKLEEKDFCGKEALLEQQQTGIPRTLRGIEMLDKAVPRSGYPVFLGEKQIGFVTSGNKSPSLGIFCAYVLIERSPALKFGDVLEVEIHGQRKRAKLVRTPFYKRGTPAAER, from the coding sequence ATGAAACGAACACCTTTGTACGAGTGCTACAACGCCTATCCTGGAGTCAAGCTCATCGATTTCGGGGGATGGGAGTTGCCTGTTCAATTTGAAACGGGAATTCTTGCCGAACATGAGGCCGTACGCACCCGTGCAGGGTTGTTCGACGTCTCCCATATGGGAGAGTGCATGGTCAGTGGGGAAGAAGCCGCAAGCTATCTTGACTATCTCTGCACGAACACCATCGGTGACATGCAGGTGGGGCAGTGCCGATACACCATGATGTGCTACCCCAACGGAACCGTAGTTGATGACTTGCTCATCTATCGTCGGTCCGACATCTCTTTTCTGGTGGTAATGAATGCATCCAACACCGAGAAAGATCTTGCTTGGATCATGAAAGACAATCCCAAAGCTGACAGCTGTCCGCCCGTGATTGATCTTTCCTCTTCCACCGTACAACTTGCCTTGCAAGGCCCCCTTTCCGTCCAGATTCTCTCCACGTTGGTCGGTGACTGCGATCAGATCAAGAGCTTTACCTTCCGAAGCCAATGCGAAGTGGGTGAGGTAATGGCTCTTGTCAGCAGGACCGGATATACCGGTGAGGATGGCTTTGAACTGTACTGTGCCAGTGATGATGGCCCGCTTCTGTGGAATACGCTTCTGGAAGCAGGCAAAGACTTTGGTTTGATCCCCTGTGGACTGGGCAGCAGGGATACGCTCCGCATGGAGGCAAAGCTCCCGTTGTACGGGCATGAGATCAGCGATTCCATTACTCCCCTGGAAGCCAACCTCGGTGTGTTTGTCAAGCTTGAGGAAAAGGACTTTTGCGGGAAAGAAGCACTGCTTGAGCAACAACAAACGGGTATTCCCCGTACCCTACGGGGTATTGAGATGCTGGACAAGGCGGTTCCCCGCAGTGGGTATCCCGTATTTCTTGGTGAGAAACAGATTGGGTTTGTCACCAGCGGAAACAAGAGCCCCAGCTTGGGTATCTTCTGTGCCTATGTCCTGATCGAGCGCAGCCCCGCCCTGAAATTCGGCGATGTGCTGGAAGTGGAAATCCACGGTCAGCGAAAGCGGGCCAAGTTGGTTCGAACCCCGTTCTACAAACGGGGGACTCCTGCAGCGGAGAGATGA
- a CDS encoding ABC transporter ATP-binding protein, translating to MSEMNTDETLVVRMVNITKHFPGVLANDSVNLSLHRGEVLALLGENGAGKSTLMNMLVGLYRPDSGEIYVKGKLAEINSPQDSMALGIGMIHQEFMLVGNMTVAENIILGMKDLPFVPPMAEIKAKITELSKRYGLQVYPDKIIQDLSVGEQQRVEILKLLYRGADILILDEPTAVLTPGEARDLNEILKKMLAEGKSAIFITHKMDEVMEFSHTVQVLRRGKSVSSCPTNTIKRVQDLANMMVGRDILFSLDRGPYKPTDVKIEAKNLTVLPIGGGKPVLDNVTFSIRGGEIFGIAGVAGNGQQQLTEALTGLLRVDSGNILLNGKDMTNKTPLQVIKSGVSHIPADRGRMGVVGDMSVGDNLSMKKYRTQELSSHSVIKRNWVRKFADHLIDVFTIKTPSQDTSVKFLSGGNIQKTILAREIDSCGGILIAVYPSRGLDVGATEAVRQNLIKQRDKGNAVLLVSEELEELLMVADKIAVMFEGRIMDIVDADKASTERLGMLMAGVEREEV from the coding sequence ATGAGTGAAATGAACACCGACGAAACGCTCGTCGTGCGTATGGTCAATATAACCAAGCACTTCCCGGGAGTCCTTGCAAATGACAGTGTGAACCTGAGTTTGCATCGAGGAGAAGTTCTCGCCCTGCTTGGGGAAAATGGCGCCGGCAAAAGTACGCTGATGAACATGCTGGTCGGACTTTACCGACCCGACAGCGGAGAAATTTACGTAAAAGGGAAATTGGCGGAGATCAACAGCCCACAGGACTCCATGGCCCTGGGTATCGGCATGATTCACCAGGAGTTCATGCTCGTAGGCAACATGACGGTTGCTGAGAACATCATTCTGGGCATGAAGGATCTCCCGTTTGTTCCTCCCATGGCCGAAATCAAGGCCAAGATCACCGAACTGAGCAAGCGATATGGTCTGCAGGTGTATCCTGACAAGATCATTCAGGATCTCTCTGTCGGTGAACAACAGCGTGTGGAAATCCTGAAGCTTCTCTATAGGGGAGCCGATATCCTTATCCTTGATGAACCGACGGCAGTGCTGACTCCAGGTGAAGCAAGGGACTTGAATGAGATTCTGAAGAAGATGCTTGCCGAGGGCAAGAGTGCCATCTTCATTACCCATAAGATGGATGAGGTCATGGAGTTCAGCCATACCGTCCAAGTCCTCAGAAGGGGAAAGAGTGTCTCAAGCTGTCCGACCAATACCATCAAGCGTGTACAGGATCTGGCCAACATGATGGTAGGGCGAGACATCCTCTTCTCACTTGATCGCGGCCCATATAAGCCCACCGATGTAAAGATTGAGGCCAAAAACCTTACGGTTCTCCCCATTGGCGGCGGAAAACCCGTACTTGACAATGTCACCTTCTCCATCCGTGGCGGCGAAATTTTTGGCATAGCAGGCGTAGCCGGCAACGGGCAGCAACAGCTTACCGAAGCTCTGACAGGACTTTTGAGAGTTGACAGCGGGAATATTCTGCTCAATGGCAAGGACATGACGAACAAGACCCCGCTGCAGGTCATCAAAAGCGGAGTCAGTCACATACCTGCTGACCGAGGCCGGATGGGTGTGGTTGGGGACATGAGTGTCGGAGACAACCTTTCCATGAAGAAGTACCGCACCCAGGAGCTCTCCTCCCACAGCGTCATCAAGCGCAACTGGGTACGAAAGTTCGCAGACCACCTGATCGATGTGTTTACCATCAAGACACCCAGCCAGGACACTTCCGTGAAATTCCTCAGTGGCGGTAATATCCAGAAGACAATTCTTGCCCGTGAGATCGACTCATGCGGAGGCATTCTCATTGCAGTCTATCCGTCCCGTGGCCTTGACGTAGGGGCTACCGAAGCGGTACGGCAGAATCTGATCAAGCAGCGGGACAAAGGTAATGCAGTGCTGCTGGTCAGTGAGGAGCTTGAGGAACTGCTGATGGTGGCAGACAAGATTGCCGTCATGTTTGAGGGAAGAATCATGGACATTGTTGATGCCGACAAAGCATCCACCGAACGGTTGGGAATGCTGATGGCTGGTGTTGAAAGGGAGGAAGTATGA
- a CDS encoding BMP family ABC transporter substrate-binding protein has protein sequence MKKGIVLLLIVLMVSSFAFAQGSKEAAGSAKADAPMKVGVIYISPPGDMGYSYMHDQGTIAMEEHFGDKIQVIRMEGIAENESSERVMENLIDEGCKIIFANSYNYQQYMLNVAQRYPDVYFEHCSGYLSNDNMSNYFGRMYQMRYLSGMIAAKMSPTGKLGFVGAYNTPEVVRGINAFTLGARSVNPKATVTVVWTNTWFDPSLERQGAIALLDQGADVIAQHQDTTEPAKAAIERGKYAVGYNADFRSMIGDDRILVSPMWNWGNYMIPAVQSALDGTWKSQSYWGGLEDEMIHLSPISPLVPADFVKQIEAKQAQMHDGQWDVFWGDLKDNTGAVRQKAGEKMSDEAMLTMDWFVEGVIGKVN, from the coding sequence ATGAAAAAAGGTATTGTTCTACTGTTGATCGTGCTGATGGTTTCTTCCTTTGCGTTCGCGCAAGGGAGTAAAGAGGCTGCCGGTTCGGCCAAGGCTGATGCACCCATGAAAGTAGGTGTCATCTACATCAGTCCTCCTGGAGACATGGGTTATTCCTACATGCATGACCAAGGCACCATTGCCATGGAAGAGCATTTCGGAGACAAGATCCAGGTCATCAGAATGGAAGGCATTGCTGAGAACGAGAGCAGCGAACGTGTTATGGAGAACCTTATCGACGAAGGCTGCAAGATCATCTTCGCAAACTCCTATAACTATCAGCAGTACATGCTCAACGTTGCACAGAGATATCCTGACGTGTATTTCGAGCACTGCTCCGGCTACCTTTCCAACGACAACATGTCCAACTACTTCGGAAGAATGTACCAGATGCGCTATCTCTCCGGCATGATTGCTGCAAAGATGTCACCCACCGGCAAGCTTGGCTTTGTAGGCGCCTACAATACTCCTGAAGTTGTCCGTGGCATCAACGCATTCACCCTTGGTGCACGTTCTGTCAATCCGAAGGCCACTGTAACCGTCGTTTGGACCAACACCTGGTTTGATCCCTCCCTCGAGCGCCAGGGCGCCATTGCCCTCCTCGATCAGGGTGCAGACGTTATTGCACAGCATCAGGACACCACCGAGCCTGCCAAGGCTGCCATTGAGCGCGGCAAGTACGCCGTCGGCTACAATGCTGACTTCCGCAGCATGATCGGTGACGACCGCATTCTCGTCTCCCCGATGTGGAACTGGGGCAACTACATGATTCCTGCCGTGCAGAGCGCATTGGACGGAACCTGGAAGAGCCAGAGCTACTGGGGCGGCCTTGAGGATGAGATGATTCACCTCAGCCCGATTTCCCCGCTCGTACCGGCTGATTTCGTCAAGCAGATCGAAGCCAAGCAGGCTCAGATGCATGATGGTCAGTGGGATGTGTTCTGGGGCGATCTCAAGGACAACACCGGTGCTGTCCGCCAGAAGGCTGGCGAGAAGATGAGTGATGAAGCCATGCTTACCATGGATTGGTTTGTGGAAGGCGTCATCGGCAAGGTCAACTAA
- the ybaK gene encoding Cys-tRNA(Pro) deacylase produces MKKTNAMRILESMGIAFEVISYTWDEEHLDAVHASMTAGLSPQQVYKTIVMQDSDNQVFVFCLPAEFSVSLKKARELTQSKDLELIKLDTLQSITGYIRGGCSPLGMKRHFPTFVEEVAQLEEFIYVSAGQRGLQLKIQPQDLLVAANAQFADFT; encoded by the coding sequence ATGAAAAAAACCAATGCCATGCGTATCCTGGAAAGTATGGGGATCGCATTCGAGGTAATCAGTTATACCTGGGATGAGGAACATCTGGATGCAGTGCATGCCAGCATGACTGCGGGGCTCTCTCCCCAGCAGGTGTACAAGACGATCGTCATGCAGGATAGCGACAACCAGGTCTTTGTTTTCTGCCTTCCCGCCGAATTCTCCGTGAGCCTCAAGAAAGCTAGGGAACTGACCCAGAGCAAAGACTTGGAATTGATCAAGCTGGATACCCTCCAGTCAATCACCGGCTATATCAGAGGCGGTTGTTCCCCTTTGGGGATGAAGCGGCACTTCCCCACGTTCGTTGAGGAAGTGGCCCAACTCGAAGAGTTCATCTACGTGAGCGCAGGACAACGGGGTCTTCAGCTGAAAATCCAACCGCAAGACTTGCTTGTGGCTGCCAATGCCCAGTTTGCCGACTTCACCTAA
- a CDS encoding RING finger protein — protein MAYCVQCGVKLEEGSKRCPLCNTEVHLPDGVQEQPSDPLFAQPLPPAGMGGITKTRKGVIELILSLAVVSELTVALSMILSGNLAYSFIPLFSIAMATLSLILAFSNKPTFSRQASIQFLLVALYLLGIDAADLTLSWSLAASPGLALLWMYVIFPTPARMRKAPRRNASLMVGATLAYLALLNLVFSGSFTWFVPVALPSLLVLVLLCSLFLFWFSKRHNKTVPLADIVLGTLVVLFFSATAFDLFLSKYQRGLYILRWSDSLLLSGLIIFLFLVSVSVSRRVRRYFTSHNRHV, from the coding sequence ATGGCCTATTGCGTTCAATGTGGAGTCAAATTGGAGGAGGGGAGCAAACGTTGCCCTCTCTGCAATACGGAAGTACATCTGCCCGATGGTGTGCAGGAACAGCCATCCGATCCGTTGTTTGCACAACCGTTGCCTCCTGCAGGCATGGGTGGCATCACCAAGACACGCAAGGGGGTGATTGAACTCATCCTCTCTCTCGCAGTGGTCAGTGAGCTCACAGTGGCTCTGTCAATGATCTTGTCGGGGAACCTTGCCTACAGCTTCATTCCGCTTTTCAGCATTGCTATGGCAACCCTTTCCCTGATTCTTGCATTCAGCAACAAACCGACTTTCAGCAGACAGGCAAGCATCCAGTTCCTTCTTGTCGCGCTCTATTTGCTCGGCATCGATGCTGCCGATCTCACCCTTTCCTGGTCCTTGGCAGCGAGCCCCGGTCTTGCCCTTCTGTGGATGTATGTCATTTTCCCAACCCCTGCGCGAATGAGAAAAGCTCCCCGACGCAACGCATCCCTTATGGTTGGCGCCACGCTTGCCTATCTGGCCCTACTCAATCTGGTATTCTCAGGTTCCTTTACGTGGTTCGTTCCTGTTGCGCTGCCGTCATTGCTGGTGTTGGTGCTTCTCTGCTCACTCTTTCTCTTTTGGTTCAGCAAAAGGCACAACAAAACCGTTCCCCTTGCAGACATCGTGTTGGGAACGCTGGTTGTGCTGTTTTTCAGTGCCACGGCATTCGACCTGTTTCTCAGCAAGTATCAGAGAGGGCTGTATATCCTGCGATGGTCTGACAGTCTTCTGCTCTCCGGCCTCATCATTTTTCTCTTCCTGGTCAGTGTTTCCGTCTCCAGAAGGGTCAGGCGCTACTTCACCAGCCATAATCGGCATGTTTAG
- a CDS encoding RidA family protein: MMFQLKKTQVNTDKAPAAIGPYSQAIIAGPFVFTSGQLPVDPSTGELVGGDAANQAKQVFENIKAVLTEAGTDLSKVVKATVFLKNMDDFGAVNQVYASYFGEGVLPARSAVQVAKLPKDVAVEIEMIALA; the protein is encoded by the coding sequence ATGATGTTTCAATTGAAAAAGACACAAGTCAATACTGACAAGGCCCCCGCGGCCATCGGCCCCTATAGCCAGGCAATCATTGCCGGACCGTTCGTATTTACCAGCGGACAGCTCCCGGTAGATCCTTCCACAGGAGAGCTGGTGGGCGGAGATGCAGCGAACCAGGCAAAGCAGGTATTCGAGAATATCAAGGCTGTCCTGACCGAAGCAGGCACCGATCTCTCAAAGGTTGTCAAGGCTACCGTGTTTCTGAAGAACATGGACGACTTTGGTGCTGTGAATCAGGTCTATGCTTCCTATTTTGGAGAGGGTGTCCTTCCTGCCCGCTCTGCTGTCCAAGTAGCAAAGCTTCCCAAGGATGTCGCAGTTGAGATCGAGATGATTGCACTCGCATAA
- a CDS encoding ABC transporter permease produces the protein MRLGLEKRDYRSKRMTVLVPIISLLISFLLGAIVLGISNANPLQTYGAMLKGAFGSQTKIQYTIAKAIPLLLCGLAVGIAFRLKFWNIGAEGQYVAGVIGITWVMQFWTFLPEMLLLPVGMLVGILCGAFWGGIPGALKAQWSVDETLSTLMMNYIIIGYAEYLYINAWKAPRGNMGTVLYPQAAWLPRIWGRVHSGIYFALILVVILWFVLYKTRWGFELNMIGKNRRAAQCQGVSIKRNIILAMIVSGGIAGLAGVIDSAAVTHQLTKGVNSGYGFTGIIIAWMSGLNPFVSIVVALIMAALETGSDALQLMKLPAAMGEVMQGLILIPLLAGSIFTEYKLVVHSNHKEATV, from the coding sequence ATGAGACTTGGATTGGAAAAACGAGACTATCGTTCCAAACGAATGACGGTGCTCGTACCGATAATCAGCCTTTTGATCTCCTTCCTGTTGGGAGCCATTGTCTTGGGCATCTCCAACGCAAATCCCCTGCAAACCTATGGGGCAATGCTCAAGGGCGCGTTTGGAAGCCAGACCAAGATCCAGTATACGATTGCAAAGGCAATCCCCCTGTTGCTGTGCGGCCTTGCAGTAGGTATTGCATTCCGCCTCAAGTTCTGGAACATCGGTGCGGAAGGCCAATACGTAGCAGGTGTCATCGGCATTACCTGGGTCATGCAGTTCTGGACCTTTCTGCCAGAGATGCTCCTGCTTCCGGTAGGCATGCTGGTAGGTATTCTCTGCGGTGCATTCTGGGGAGGAATCCCCGGGGCCCTGAAAGCTCAATGGAGTGTTGACGAGACACTCAGCACACTCATGATGAACTACATCATCATCGGGTATGCAGAATACCTGTACATCAACGCTTGGAAGGCTCCCAGAGGCAATATGGGTACGGTTCTGTATCCGCAAGCCGCTTGGCTTCCCAGAATCTGGGGACGGGTGCACAGCGGCATCTATTTTGCCCTGATTCTGGTGGTAATCCTCTGGTTCGTTCTCTACAAGACCCGCTGGGGATTTGAGCTGAACATGATCGGAAAGAACCGAAGGGCCGCACAGTGCCAGGGTGTCTCGATCAAACGGAACATTATCCTTGCCATGATCGTCAGCGGCGGCATCGCCGGTCTTGCGGGTGTCATCGACTCCGCAGCAGTGACGCACCAGCTTACCAAGGGCGTGAACTCCGGCTATGGATTCACCGGCATCATCATTGCTTGGATGAGCGGCTTGAACCCCTTTGTTTCCATCGTGGTTGCCCTCATCATGGCAGCCTTGGAAACAGGATCCGATGCACTTCAGCTTATGAAACTTCCTGCAGCCATGGGAGAGGTCATGCAAGGCCTCATCCTCATTCCCCTGCTCGCAGGCAGTATCTTCACCGAGTACAAGTTGGTTGTTCATTCCAATCATAAGGAGGCTACCGTATGA
- a CDS encoding ABC transporter permease encodes MNFLDFITRLLAATLAMGTSLTYATLGEVYTEKTGILNLGMEGTMLMGALAGFATAFNTGNLLLALLMSMLVGALLSLIHAFLCITMRANQVVAGLAITMFGTGLANFLGQRLGPATNNFNLTGMNLTNKFSNIAIPGLSQIPIIGALFDVSLLTYALYLILPFSWFFMYKTKHGMVVRAVGENPRTAAAMGISVSKIRYLYTLIGGMFAGLGGACLSLSFIPSWNEGMTGGKGWIVIALVIFSTWNPGRVVIGTLVFGGITSLQFSLQAAGMKMVIPSQFLGFSPYLITLVVLTAMTIINQKKKGSFASPSALGVAFAIDDK; translated from the coding sequence ATGAATTTTCTTGATTTCATAACCAGACTGCTGGCAGCCACGCTGGCGATGGGAACCTCCCTGACCTATGCAACCCTTGGAGAGGTGTACACCGAAAAAACAGGAATCCTGAATCTTGGTATGGAAGGCACCATGCTCATGGGAGCCTTGGCTGGCTTTGCCACCGCCTTCAATACCGGGAACCTGTTGCTTGCGTTGCTGATGTCCATGCTGGTGGGAGCCCTCCTTTCTTTGATCCATGCCTTCCTGTGCATCACAATGCGGGCCAACCAAGTGGTGGCCGGACTTGCCATCACCATGTTCGGTACCGGTCTGGCCAACTTCCTCGGACAGAGGCTTGGCCCTGCAACCAACAATTTCAACCTTACCGGTATGAACCTCACCAACAAGTTCAGCAATATCGCCATACCTGGACTGAGCCAGATTCCGATCATCGGAGCACTCTTCGATGTGAGCCTTCTGACCTATGCACTCTATCTCATCCTCCCCTTCTCTTGGTTCTTCATGTACAAGACCAAGCATGGGATGGTGGTTCGTGCAGTGGGAGAAAACCCTAGAACGGCAGCTGCCATGGGCATCTCCGTTTCGAAGATCAGATATCTCTATACTCTCATCGGAGGGATGTTTGCAGGTCTGGGCGGAGCGTGTCTCTCGTTGAGCTTCATTCCCAGCTGGAATGAGGGTATGACAGGCGGCAAGGGCTGGATTGTAATCGCCCTGGTAATTTTCTCCACCTGGAACCCCGGGCGAGTGGTCATCGGAACACTGGTGTTCGGAGGCATCACCAGCTTGCAGTTCAGCTTGCAGGCCGCAGGAATGAAGATGGTCATCCCCTCCCAGTTCCTAGGCTTCTCCCCCTATCTCATCACCTTGGTCGTGCTCACTGCCATGACAATCATCAATCAGAAGAAAAAGGGCTCGTTTGCCTCTCCTTCTGCATTGGGTGTGGCATTTGCCATCGACGACAAGTAG